Proteins from one Ipomoea triloba cultivar NCNSP0323 chromosome 1, ASM357664v1 genomic window:
- the LOC116029666 gene encoding putative UDP-rhamnose:rhamnosyltransferase 1 → MAAEQCHVMIFPWLAFGHMLPMFKFGKKLAAKGFRVSFVSTPKNLQRLPPIPASFMERLSLREIALPSIPGLPENCEATVDLEQQEQVQFLKTAYDRMAPPFEELLRWDLPELILVDFASHWVPEIANRYGVPTAFLSVYTAATLAYLGSPEGLRSGNLRPSPEYFTGPPSWFDFHSLVAHRPDYAPTMMRNTHTPDASGVSSGQRLSSVIEGCDFVIVRSCKEFEREYIDLLEKLYKRPVLAIGLLPPRLNTAIHPETNSSSWSEAFEWLDKQRPKSVVFVGFGSEYKMPIHQIHELASALELSRMPFLWILRKPGIDNSALLPTDFVNRTSNQGRVILGWAPQQNILAHPAIGGCLFHSGWGTIIESLGFGHPLILLPMVADQGLNAKLLVEKEIGYEVPRREDGSFSPDIVANSIRLVMASQDGEGIRLKAAQMANIFGNQNLHDNYIDQFIQYFQSEVLTQCRRG, encoded by the coding sequence ATGGCTGCCGAGCAGTGTCATGTGATGATATTCCCGTGGTTGGCGTTTGGCCATATGCTCCCGATGTTCAAATTTGGCAAGAAATTAGCCGCTAAAGGTTTCAGAGTCTCCTTCGTGTCCACCCCCAAAAACCTGCAGAGATTGCCCCCAATTCCTGCAAGTTTCATGGAGAGATTAAGCCTGAGAGAGATCGCGTTGCCCTCGATACCTGGTTTGCCGGAGAATTGCGAGGCAACTGTTGATCTCGAGCAGCAAGAGCAAGTACAGTTCTTGAAAACGGCGTATGACAGGATGGCCCCGCCATTTGAGGAGCTTCTGAGATGGGACTTGCCGGAGTTGATCCTCGTCGACTTTGCTTCACATTGGGTTCCTGAAATAGCAAACAGATATGGCGTGCCTACTGCGTTCCTAAGTGTATACACTGCAGCAACATTAGCGTACCTGGGATCCCCCGAGGGGTTGAGATCTGGAAACCTGCGCCCGAGCCCTGAATACTTCACGGGCCCGCCTAGTTGGTTCGACTTCCACTCCCTGGTAGCCCACAGGCCAGATTACGCACCGACAATGATGCGGAACACCCACACCCCAGATGCATCTGGTGTGTCCAGCGGCCAGCGCCTGTCTAGTGTCATAGAGGGATGCGACTTTGTCATAGTTAGAAGCTGCAAAGAGTTCGAAAGAGAATATATAGATCTTCTCGAGAAACTCTACAAAAGGCCAGTGTTAGCTATCGGACTACTTCCACCGAGGTTAAACACCGCCATTCACCCCGAAACCAATTCATCGAGCTGGTCCGAAGCATTCGAATGGTTGGATAAACAAAGACCAAAGTCTGTGGTCTTTGTCGGTTTTGGAAGTGAGTACAAGATGCCTATTCATCAAATCCACGAGTTGGCTTCTGCATTGGAGCTTTCCCGGATGCCTTTCCTATGGATTCTGAGGAAACCGGGAATAGATAACTCCGCCCTGTTGCCTACTGATTTTGTTAACAGAACCTCAAACCAGGGCAGAGTTATCCTCGGTTGGGCTCCTCAACAGAACATACTCGCTCATCCCGCCATTGGCGGATGCCTGTTCCATTCAGGGTGGGGTACAATAATCGAGTCCCTTGGCTTTGGACATCCACTCATCCTGCTGCCAATGGTAGCAGACCAAGGACTCAACGCTAAGCTGTTAGTCGAAAAGGAAATAGGGTACGAAGTTCCTAGGAGAGAAGACGGCTCCTTCAGCCCGGACATTGTAGCCAACTCAATAAGATTGGTAATGGCATCCCAAGACGGAGAAGGAATAAGGCTGAAGGCCGCTCAAATGGCAAACATATTCGGCAACCAGAATCTCCACGACAACTACATAGATCAGTTCATTCAGTATTTCCAATCAGAAGTTTTAACACAATGCAGAAGAGGCTAG